One genomic region from Fictibacillus marinisediminis encodes:
- a CDS encoding L,D-transpeptidase family protein has protein sequence MKKFLALLLTFSFVLFFAQPAGAAGVSQFIIINKSKNELAYYENSRLNSVFKVATGREKSFTPEGKFKIVNKIVNRPYYSGHIPGGDPRNPLGNRWLGLNARGTWGTTYAIHGNNNPNSIGTYASAGCIRMYNNEVQWLFSKVKVNTPVVIASSSKSYDSIAAANGLNPSSLPANSSGNLKLGSKGTEVKELQRTLTNKGYSTKGIDGIFGKNTDSAVRKYQKANKLKVDGIVGPATKKRLGML, from the coding sequence ATGAAGAAATTTTTAGCGCTCCTCCTAACGTTCAGCTTTGTGTTGTTTTTTGCTCAGCCTGCCGGTGCAGCTGGAGTAAGCCAATTCATTATCATCAACAAATCAAAGAATGAGCTGGCCTATTATGAAAACAGCAGGCTGAACAGTGTGTTCAAAGTGGCCACTGGCCGAGAAAAGTCTTTTACACCTGAAGGAAAGTTCAAAATTGTAAACAAAATCGTTAACCGGCCGTACTACTCTGGCCATATTCCTGGAGGAGATCCGAGGAACCCGCTTGGAAACCGCTGGCTGGGATTAAATGCCAGAGGGACATGGGGTACCACTTACGCTATTCACGGAAACAACAACCCGAATTCCATTGGCACCTATGCCAGTGCCGGCTGTATCCGCATGTACAACAACGAAGTACAGTGGCTTTTCAGCAAGGTGAAAGTGAATACACCTGTGGTGATAGCGAGTTCGAGCAAATCTTATGATTCCATAGCAGCGGCAAACGGTCTGAATCCATCCTCACTTCCTGCGAACTCCTCTGGGAACCTGAAGCTTGGGAGCAAAGGAACCGAAGTGAAAGAGCTGCAAAGAACACTTACCAATAAAGGTTACAGTACGAAAGGAATCGACGGCATCTTCGGGAAAAATACAGATTCGGCTGTACGCAAGTACCAAAAGGCAAACAAACTGAAAGTCGACGGAATTGTGGGACCGGCAACCAAAAAAAGGCTGGGTATGCTGTAA
- a CDS encoding NucA/NucB deoxyribonuclease domain-containing protein — MSSAYRLIVSAALLLFLIIGIITPAEAHSSPEGGGYWLQSDKVKLKKATNLMKEGKSIERYSEKTIQEKTKKEVQTLEDLRNEDKQSNSAYESKMGPPMFTALGWEPPAFDYDHISTVEECRNNPASGSKTGYIKNHYSFCWSHVATYQIPRSCRFGFCTYDGVQIQFTEIGYGSNQSRKMRVYYSIDDILVTNPSLNGAKLKIDVVCQAKINAGDCKPDSKTPAIERTIAQWKNTNFGLKTFLSDAPPASDYNPDQIGYMDFWPKLTIKHAPKKFTKTIDGIKQRVRFDSAKYMFAFPDQHFWQGAIFSKTDSVLNVPITKAEFAPLKEAGEHWKFAMDHPEKTKPYKLGKKIPGALGDRPLTRMYTKRHPEEYAQNRAKTRSVCNKEFKGEDRTGKECDEFPFASTWEGSSTNGQDWFSVKLIPKESNNAAGRWLAAWYAYDRILDNDPFYVQVKAPVKVGTISSYGTPKPGQDHRSSDNFSLKNIPSYASKLKWIVTSGPKNAQFDVMHDDKLGFDETIFNDLKDGAITNIKTVKDIYLANPEKTNGKEFTVEIYAIP; from the coding sequence ATGTCTAGTGCGTACAGGCTAATCGTTTCCGCTGCACTCTTGTTATTTTTGATCATTGGGATAATTACACCAGCAGAGGCACATTCAAGTCCTGAAGGAGGAGGTTATTGGCTTCAAAGCGATAAAGTAAAATTGAAAAAGGCAACAAATCTCATGAAGGAAGGAAAATCTATTGAAAGGTACAGCGAGAAAACGATTCAGGAAAAAACTAAAAAAGAGGTTCAGACGTTAGAAGATCTAAGAAACGAAGACAAGCAAAGCAACTCTGCATATGAATCGAAGATGGGGCCGCCAATGTTTACTGCGTTGGGCTGGGAGCCCCCGGCATTTGATTATGATCATATCAGTACTGTGGAAGAGTGCCGAAACAACCCAGCCAGCGGCTCAAAAACAGGTTATATAAAAAATCATTATTCTTTCTGTTGGTCCCATGTGGCTACTTACCAGATACCCAGGTCATGCCGCTTTGGATTTTGTACCTATGACGGTGTGCAGATTCAATTCACAGAAATCGGATACGGATCGAATCAAAGCAGGAAAATGAGAGTATATTACAGCATTGATGATATCCTTGTTACCAATCCTTCGTTAAACGGAGCAAAACTGAAAATTGATGTGGTTTGTCAGGCTAAAATCAATGCAGGTGACTGCAAACCGGATTCAAAGACTCCTGCCATAGAACGGACCATTGCACAGTGGAAAAACACAAACTTTGGTTTGAAAACATTCCTTTCGGATGCTCCTCCGGCCAGTGATTATAACCCTGATCAAATCGGATATATGGATTTCTGGCCCAAACTCACCATTAAGCATGCACCTAAGAAGTTTACTAAAACCATTGATGGAATTAAACAGAGAGTTCGTTTTGATTCAGCAAAATACATGTTTGCATTTCCCGACCAGCATTTTTGGCAGGGAGCCATATTTAGTAAAACCGATTCGGTATTAAATGTTCCCATCACCAAGGCAGAGTTCGCTCCACTAAAAGAAGCAGGTGAACACTGGAAGTTTGCGATGGATCATCCGGAGAAGACCAAACCTTATAAGCTGGGAAAAAAGATACCTGGAGCATTGGGAGACCGTCCGCTAACACGTATGTATACGAAAAGGCATCCAGAAGAATATGCACAAAACAGAGCTAAGACAAGATCTGTATGCAACAAGGAATTTAAGGGAGAAGACCGGACAGGAAAAGAGTGCGATGAATTTCCTTTTGCTTCAACTTGGGAAGGATCATCAACGAATGGCCAGGATTGGTTTTCGGTAAAACTCATCCCTAAGGAATCCAATAATGCAGCAGGAAGATGGCTGGCTGCCTGGTATGCCTATGACCGTATATTGGACAATGATCCGTTTTACGTACAAGTAAAGGCTCCTGTAAAAGTGGGGACCATTTCATCATATGGTACTCCCAAGCCAGGACAGGACCATAGATCCAGCGACAACTTCTCACTGAAAAACATTCCTTCCTATGCCAGCAAACTGAAATGGATCGTCACCTCAGGTCCCAAAAACGCTCAGTTCGATGTGATGCATGATGATAAACTGGGATTCGATGAGACTATTTTTAATGACCTGAAAGACGGAGCAATAACAAATATTAAAACTGTGAAAGACATCTATCTTGCAAATCCGGAAAAAACAAACGGAAAAGAATTCACAGTCGAAATATATGCCATTCCTTAA
- a CDS encoding alpha/beta fold hydrolase, with translation MKKKKTNKKRLFFDGPDTRLSYLDFGGEGATLLALHGHMNEGRFAEGLAEHIQEACHMFALDQRGHGESGRPSSYENDRYVEDAIALLDHLNIEKAIILGHSLGGAVAYRLAARFPDRVLALIIEDVGAVIHSDLSFALDWPYRAPTKEALIEGIGRLGPAHAYSMRQYEDGWGLPFNVGDILRSQRELNGDYWKEWTASTVPALLIYGTTSRVLSSEHAQEMVSKRPNTELVSIEAGHAVHFDNPECYREEIVNFMSNLGFIKEWQI, from the coding sequence ATGAAGAAAAAGAAAACAAATAAGAAAAGATTATTTTTTGATGGACCGGACACAAGGCTTTCCTATTTGGACTTTGGCGGGGAAGGAGCGACACTTCTCGCATTGCATGGACACATGAATGAAGGGCGCTTTGCCGAAGGATTAGCCGAACATATTCAGGAAGCCTGTCATATGTTTGCGCTTGATCAGAGGGGACACGGTGAATCTGGCCGTCCTTCAAGCTATGAAAATGACCGGTATGTTGAAGACGCGATTGCTCTGCTGGATCATCTCAACATTGAAAAAGCGATTATTCTCGGCCATTCCCTGGGAGGAGCTGTAGCCTATCGACTTGCAGCCCGCTTTCCCGATCGCGTTTTGGCTCTCATCATTGAAGATGTAGGAGCAGTGATTCATTCTGATTTGAGCTTCGCTTTGGATTGGCCATACAGAGCACCTACAAAGGAAGCGTTAATCGAAGGAATCGGCCGTCTTGGACCTGCACATGCCTACTCGATGCGGCAGTACGAAGATGGGTGGGGGCTTCCATTCAATGTAGGGGACATCCTCCGCTCACAACGTGAACTGAACGGGGACTATTGGAAAGAATGGACCGCCTCAACCGTTCCGGCCTTATTGATCTATGGGACAACAAGCAGAGTGCTCTCATCTGAGCATGCTCAGGAAATGGTGTCAAAAAGACCGAACACAGAGCTTGTTAGTATTGAAGCTGGACATGCGGTCCATTTTGACAATCCTGAATGTTATCGAGAAGAGATTGTTAACTTTATGAGTAACCTCGGATTTATCAAAGAATGGCAGATTTAG
- a CDS encoding anthranilate phosphoribosyltransferase encodes MQQWIKEVGRGKRGAKDLAYEEALKAAACIASGEATDAQIAAFFMAERIKMETPDELLAFIHEFRNHTEHLTQQTTRKILDCGGPYNGRNSFAATIPVSILLSQQGLPVFLHADESLPPKHGTSLKTILEHLKVPIAHSLEEMEYSLDQTEIGFGWTEKLCPPLGSLRRIRKEIGVRTIMNTVEKLLDISSAKYIILGVFHRSAVNKIIPTLQRLTYEKAFIVQGVEGSEDLPVHRSSFIYEITEKKSESIIINPEDYGLKHTKEVNKERLTPAEQCSLIHRVLAGDPSEELAPYRNQVVLNAGLRFSILGHTPSVAEGTALAEQLLNDRKGEEQLQRWQQQTHSAFSHKT; translated from the coding sequence ATGCAGCAATGGATTAAAGAAGTAGGACGTGGAAAACGGGGTGCCAAAGACCTCGCGTATGAAGAGGCGCTTAAAGCTGCTGCGTGCATTGCTTCAGGGGAGGCAACGGATGCCCAAATCGCCGCATTTTTTATGGCCGAACGCATCAAGATGGAAACTCCGGATGAACTTCTCGCTTTTATTCATGAATTCCGAAACCATACCGAGCATTTGACGCAGCAGACCACTCGAAAGATACTCGACTGCGGTGGCCCTTATAATGGCAGAAACTCATTTGCCGCCACGATTCCTGTAAGTATCCTGTTATCACAGCAAGGATTGCCAGTGTTTTTGCATGCGGATGAATCGCTTCCTCCTAAACACGGAACTTCCTTAAAAACAATATTGGAGCACTTGAAGGTTCCAATCGCGCATAGCTTGGAAGAAATGGAATATTCTCTTGATCAGACAGAGATCGGGTTTGGGTGGACGGAAAAGCTTTGTCCACCGCTTGGTTCATTAAGAAGAATACGCAAAGAGATCGGCGTGCGGACAATCATGAACACGGTTGAGAAGCTGCTTGATATTTCGAGTGCCAAATACATTATCCTTGGTGTTTTTCATCGATCGGCAGTCAATAAGATCATACCCACTCTTCAGCGGCTAACCTATGAAAAAGCATTTATCGTGCAGGGGGTGGAAGGTTCAGAAGATCTTCCTGTACACAGAAGCAGCTTTATTTATGAAATAACCGAAAAGAAAAGTGAATCTATCATTATTAATCCGGAGGACTATGGATTAAAGCATACAAAAGAAGTAAACAAAGAGAGGCTGACACCTGCTGAGCAATGTTCATTGATACACAGAGTTCTAGCAGGCGATCCGTCAGAGGAGCTGGCTCCTTACCGTAATCAGGTGGTTCTAAATGCTGGGCTCCGCTTCTCTATTCTTGGGCATACCCCTTCCGTAGCGGAAGGAACAGCTCTTGCAGAACAGCTGCTGAATGACCGTAAAGGAGAGGAGCAGCTGCAGCGCTGGCAGCAGCAAACTCATTCCGCTTTTAGCCATAAGACTTAA
- a CDS encoding DinB family protein, with amino-acid sequence MQGINELKEMLLEELELIARTSTNLIGKISPNHLDYRPKENMRSLHELVLHLVSVPSTDLLILQEKSEEEVRELEAEVAADNEPEQWIVRMKNGLHDVRSYMEQLPDEVFLQKETKPFYLDYGTVQAKWLIEIVTHAQHHRAQLFNYLKELGYDVNMFDLY; translated from the coding sequence ATGCAGGGAATAAACGAATTGAAAGAGATGCTTCTGGAAGAATTGGAGCTGATTGCGAGAACTTCAACAAATTTAATCGGTAAAATATCACCGAACCACTTGGATTACCGCCCAAAAGAAAACATGAGATCTTTGCATGAACTGGTGCTGCACCTCGTTTCCGTGCCTTCTACTGATCTTCTGATCCTGCAGGAGAAAAGCGAAGAAGAGGTTCGGGAACTCGAAGCGGAGGTTGCCGCCGATAACGAGCCAGAACAATGGATCGTGAGGATGAAAAATGGGCTGCATGATGTAAGGAGCTACATGGAACAGCTGCCGGATGAAGTATTTCTTCAAAAGGAAACGAAGCCGTTTTATTTAGATTATGGGACGGTGCAGGCCAAATGGCTGATTGAAATCGTCACTCATGCTCAGCATCACCGGGCGCAGCTCTTTAATTATTTGAAGGAACTGGGCTATGACGTAAACATGTTTGATCTATACTGA
- a CDS encoding molybdopterin oxidoreductase family protein yields MSTFKKQQNGIFPSVCPLDCPDQCGLLLHKTDGKITKVQGDPNHPVTKGNICNKVRNMPERIYDSKRLTTPLKRTGHKGSGQFEPITWDEAIESIASKWKNLIASEGTESILPYSFYGNMGILSAEGMDRRFFHRLGASRLDQTICSVAGSVGYKYTMGGSFGIDPEDTIHSKLIIFWGINAVSTNMHQVALAQKARKNGAKIVVIDVHKNRTGILADWFIPILPGTDSALALGLMNLLFEEGLADLEFLQEYSIGYQELREHVKQYDPHTVAAITGIPVDDLKELAALYGTVSPSFIRIGNGLQHHDNGGMAVRTIACLPAITGQWLVKGGGAIKGNSGYLAHNTAAVQRPDLLENKETRVINMNQIGSALLDLKPPISSMFVYNCNPAVVAPEGNKVRKGLEREDLFIVVHDLFLTETASYADIVLPATSSFENTDFYTSYWHKYTQIQEPVIEPYGESKSNPDVFRLLAEAMGFQDDVFKDSDEEMIEQAFHYPANSYIEDIDLQTLKENQFVKAKNTPLFPGKLPTPSGKIELYSKKMEEDGYPALPTYVPLPADGDHPFLFVPGPNHNFLNSTFSNNDKHIQLEKTPQLHINSRDAAELNIENGEMVRIWNKRGECLLQASIGENVLSGVVVTQGLWADLPGTKQLVNVLTPDRVADMGGGATFFSGRISIEKIQ; encoded by the coding sequence ATGAGCACCTTCAAGAAACAGCAGAATGGCATCTTCCCCTCAGTCTGTCCTCTGGATTGTCCGGATCAATGCGGTCTGCTTCTACATAAAACAGATGGGAAAATAACGAAAGTTCAGGGAGATCCAAATCATCCCGTTACAAAAGGGAACATCTGCAACAAGGTAAGAAATATGCCGGAACGAATCTATGATTCGAAGCGGCTGACCACTCCTTTAAAACGGACAGGCCATAAAGGGTCGGGGCAATTTGAACCAATTACATGGGACGAGGCAATAGAATCAATCGCCTCCAAATGGAAGAATCTTATAGCATCTGAGGGTACTGAGAGCATTCTTCCCTACAGTTTTTATGGAAACATGGGGATATTGAGCGCTGAAGGCATGGACAGGCGTTTTTTTCACCGTCTCGGTGCCAGCCGCCTGGACCAGACTATCTGTTCAGTGGCAGGATCCGTTGGCTATAAATACACAATGGGAGGAAGCTTTGGAATCGATCCTGAAGACACCATCCATTCAAAATTAATCATCTTTTGGGGGATAAATGCAGTCAGCACCAACATGCATCAAGTCGCACTGGCGCAAAAAGCACGAAAAAACGGAGCAAAAATCGTCGTTATTGATGTCCATAAGAACCGGACAGGTATTCTAGCAGACTGGTTTATTCCTATTCTTCCGGGAACAGACAGTGCTCTTGCTCTCGGCTTGATGAACCTTCTTTTTGAAGAAGGCCTGGCGGATCTGGAGTTCTTGCAAGAATACTCCATCGGCTATCAAGAACTCCGGGAACATGTAAAACAATATGATCCCCATACCGTAGCAGCGATTACCGGAATTCCGGTTGACGATTTAAAGGAACTTGCAGCATTATACGGTACCGTCTCACCTTCTTTTATCCGCATCGGAAACGGTCTGCAGCATCATGACAACGGCGGTATGGCTGTCCGTACCATCGCATGCCTTCCAGCCATAACAGGGCAATGGCTTGTAAAAGGCGGTGGCGCGATAAAAGGAAACTCCGGCTACCTTGCCCACAATACAGCAGCGGTTCAACGGCCAGATCTGCTTGAGAATAAAGAGACACGCGTCATTAACATGAACCAGATCGGAAGTGCTTTGCTTGACTTAAAGCCCCCCATTTCATCGATGTTTGTATACAATTGCAATCCAGCTGTAGTAGCTCCGGAAGGGAATAAAGTACGCAAAGGGCTGGAACGGGAAGATCTGTTCATTGTCGTTCACGATCTGTTCCTGACCGAAACAGCATCCTATGCGGACATCGTGCTTCCCGCTACCTCATCGTTTGAAAACACGGATTTTTATACGTCCTACTGGCACAAGTACACTCAGATACAAGAACCTGTAATCGAGCCATATGGGGAAAGCAAGTCCAATCCCGATGTTTTCCGCCTATTGGCCGAAGCGATGGGGTTCCAGGATGATGTGTTTAAAGATTCTGATGAAGAAATGATTGAACAGGCGTTCCATTACCCGGCCAATTCATATATTGAAGACATTGATTTGCAGACATTAAAAGAAAATCAGTTTGTCAAAGCAAAAAACACACCATTGTTTCCAGGAAAACTCCCGACACCAAGCGGGAAAATCGAGCTGTATTCCAAAAAGATGGAGGAAGACGGCTACCCAGCACTGCCGACGTATGTTCCGCTTCCTGCTGACGGTGATCATCCATTTTTATTCGTACCGGGACCCAATCATAATTTCTTAAACTCGACGTTCAGTAATAACGATAAACATATCCAGTTGGAAAAAACACCTCAGCTGCATATCAATTCGAGAGATGCAGCTGAACTGAACATTGAAAACGGAGAAATGGTAAGAATATGGAACAAACGTGGAGAATGCTTGCTGCAGGCATCCATCGGTGAAAACGTTCTGTCCGGAGTAGTGGTTACACAGGGGCTTTGGGCCGACCTTCCTGGTACAAAACAGTTAGTCAACGTTCTAACGCCTGACCGGGTCGCCGATATGGGCGGCGGTGCGACTTTTTTCTCCGGACGGATCAGTATTGAAAAAATACAATAA
- a CDS encoding ribbon-helix-helix domain-containing protein, protein MYQSSIRPKNDDRKNVNTTLSQSLYKELKALAAKLDRPANDLLEEGMRHVLEKYKNKRTSK, encoded by the coding sequence ATGTATCAGAGCAGCATCCGGCCAAAAAATGATGACCGAAAGAACGTGAATACGACTTTGAGCCAGTCATTGTATAAGGAATTAAAAGCATTAGCAGCAAAGCTTGACAGACCTGCAAACGACCTTCTAGAAGAAGGCATGAGGCACGTACTAGAAAAATATAAAAATAAGAGGACTTCAAAATAA
- a CDS encoding DUF4870 domain-containing protein → MEHKGLRILIHASTWFAPILVPLIVYLLITDREVKSLALQAALFHLVIGVLIAVSAFFSWVLIGLPFLIVFGLMAIIAPLVGIFRALNDRPYQYPIVGSWVK, encoded by the coding sequence TTGGAACATAAAGGACTTCGAATTCTTATTCACGCCAGTACATGGTTTGCGCCTATACTCGTACCGCTGATCGTTTATCTTTTGATAACTGATCGGGAAGTGAAAAGCCTGGCGCTTCAAGCTGCGCTCTTCCATCTTGTAATTGGGGTGTTAATCGCTGTCTCGGCATTCTTCTCATGGGTACTCATCGGTTTGCCATTCTTGATTGTTTTTGGATTAATGGCTATCATCGCCCCTTTAGTGGGAATTTTCCGTGCATTAAATGACCGGCCTTACCAATATCCGATAGTTGGTTCTTGGGTGAAATAA
- a CDS encoding spore germination protein, which yields MPATVGAVNINTVRESGVFTIGNSLVLNPKRNEKFYAGSGFGNTGSTVSTHTDFSFTHTYDSDSEDNSNIDNN from the coding sequence ATGCCTGCGACCGTCGGAGCCGTTAATATCAATACCGTTCGGGAAAGCGGCGTATTTACCATTGGTAATAGCCTGGTTCTTAATCCGAAAAGAAATGAGAAATTTTATGCGGGTTCTGGTTTTGGCAACACCGGAAGCACTGTTTCAACCCACACGGATTTCAGTTTCACTCATACTTACGATAGCGACTCGGAAGATAATTCAAATATTGATAATAATTAG
- a CDS encoding MGMT family protein has translation MTFTDRALLIIKQIPEGKVMTYGQIARLAGSPRGARQVVRILHSMGKKHHLPWHRVINAKGEIGFTDEEMHAVQRFSLESEGISVSSDGRINLPLYLHQPETSKRMYTP, from the coding sequence ATGACGTTTACTGACCGCGCACTTCTTATTATAAAACAAATACCTGAAGGAAAAGTCATGACTTATGGACAGATCGCCCGCCTCGCTGGAAGTCCCCGCGGTGCAAGACAGGTTGTGAGAATTCTTCATTCGATGGGTAAAAAGCATCACCTTCCTTGGCATCGGGTCATCAATGCAAAGGGAGAGATCGGGTTTACAGACGAAGAAATGCACGCTGTCCAACGGTTTTCTCTCGAGAGTGAAGGGATATCTGTTTCATCAGATGGCAGGATCAATCTTCCATTGTACTTGCATCAGCCTGAAACAAGCAAAAGGATGTACACCCCATAA